The following nucleotide sequence is from Harmonia axyridis chromosome 5, icHarAxyr1.1, whole genome shotgun sequence.
TTCATCTGTTCCACCGTCATCTTTGGAGCCTCGCGTAAAGACTTTGCCAACGTCGAATGTTTGCTGGACAACGACGATTGTGGCGGTGCCGACAGCTGCGCCAAAAGATGGGAATGCTGTTGCTGGTGGGACGATACTAAGACGGCGGGCTCGGCCTCAGAATCTTTGTTGTTTCTGAGAGCCCTGAATTTCTTGTGTGGTTTGTACGCTTCGTCCATCAAGGAACTGGTGTCGTATAGCGGAGGAGCTTGCAAAACGCGCTTCAAAACAGGCATGTCTTCTACAATATGATGATCCTCGACTGACGACCTCGGACTCGAACAGAGAGACGGCGGTGCACTGGGTTTGTCGACTCTTTCTGTACCAGATTCGATACCTGAGTCGGTGGGAGAGTCCAGCTTCCTAAACCTGGGAGCGATCTGTAGCAGCGGTCTCACTACTGGGGTTATTGTCAAACCGTTGTGGATGAGGTGTGAGGTCTGCACGAATTCGTCGTCGCCGGAAGATGATGTTGATCCGGAATTCGCCCTTTTTCTGTGTGGGCAGTACCCACCAGCCAATGTTGCGGCTAGCAAGGGTGCGTTTGCCACGTGTTGGCTGATATGATTGCTCCCATTGGAATGGTGATAGTCGGTGATGGAGCTCATTTCGGAGCACATCGATTCCGTACTGGACACTGAACCGACTGGGCTCTTGGCTTCTTCCATCGCTACATCAGAGGTGGACAACCACGACGTCGCCGGTGGACTCTTACTGTTTTCTTCCTCGCGGGGCGGCGATACCCAGAATTTTTGGGTAATTTGGGGCGTTTGACTCATCTGTTGCTGTTGGCTCATCTGTGGCTGTTGGCTCATATGTGGCTGTTGGCTCATATGTGGCGATTGGCTCATATGAGGCTGTTGGCTCATCAGCTGCTGTTCGTTCATTTTGTACGCAGTGAGTTTCTCAGCGTGGAGGGTGTTCAAGGTTCTGAGATCGGGGATCTTCTTCAACAGCTCTTCGATGAAGTTGGGTTGATCCGGTCGGTTTTGACTGAGCACCGTGTTCAGCGCGCTCTTCAGCTTATTGTGCATCTTCTCGATCCAATCCACGTTTCTCAATCCCGGCCTGTCGGCTGCGAATACGACCACGGCGGTGAACAGACCGACCTCGGCGTCCGTCAACTGGAGACTGTTGACGCGATCTGCGAATTCGAACATCGAGTCCATCAGAAAACGCGCGTTCGAAGAGGTGTGTATAGCGTCTCTTTTCAACATTTGTCCATTCAGGCAGACCATGGTGGCGGTCTGGGCGTCGAACATACACGCCAGTCGCACTAAAAGCACTTCGAAAACGCCCGCTTTAAGCATGGTCACCTGATCGTCGTGCGGCAACAACTTGAAGCCAGGGATGCGTTTCGCAAACTCCACCACGCCGCGGATGACCGGCGAGAACCTCTCGGAGAAGTCGTGGATCCCGTCTTGGTTGCTGCCTGAGCTGGGACTGTACATGTTGGGGTTGAGAGGACAGGCCTGTAACAATAAAAACAAGTGTTATATATCGTCTGGCTCATAACGCTCTACtatattctctatttcattCGACTGAGACGAAGCGGCCAACGTTCAAAGCAACGAATTAAATTGAAAAGGGCAATCCACCCGAAGGCAACCAGAGCGAGACCGTCGAGGGGGAGAGAGAGGACAGGAGAGACCCTGCGGAGCCTTGGATGTTTCCGCTTGTCCCAAAGAGTGCAAGGAAGGTCATCCGGTCTCTGGCCGTGCTTTGTAGGGCTTCGTACTTCGCTCAAACGAACATCCACCCCAAGTGGTTTTTTGTTACCGCGCACCAGACAGTCTGCGTTCAATGACTGCACCGGGAATTTCGCATGAGTGAATAATTAGGACCTTTTTTCAGGTGAATGAAATCGTTGACCGCTTTATGGATGGATGTGTCGCTTGTCTGAAGGAAAATATATAAAACGTGTACTCACCAAAGTCGAAGGGCATGATGTGTAGGACGGTTGTTCCCTGGCCCTCTGTAGTATGGGCTCTATCTTGTCTTTTGTGAATTCGCATGTGTCTATATGAGCCCTTATCACTGATGCTATCAATCTTTGTTCGTCTTCCAACTCGGCGTGAAGTTGTTTTTCCAGGGACCTGGAGTTGGAACTCTGCTGCATCGCGGCAAGGATGCGGGCTTTCTCCCTTTTTGGGACCCTGCCGAATCTAACAGCTGGAAGGAAGAAAAAACAAATCAGATTTGAAGATCTTCCGAGCGTCGTAGGTGTTGGTATCACCATGAAAATACTACTCGACGAACGCGTTCGTTTTTAACGGTGAAACAACGTTCGTTCCCCtcgtcgaaaaaaaaaacgacaaTTATCAGACCAGGTGACTAGTACCATCTGCCCCGCATCTGTTCGGGGCGCGAGCAAACAAATTCGGAGGAGATGGTGAAAGTGTGGATCGTCGAAAATAAGATCGTGTAGGACACACGGGCAAATGATCGCGATAGTACGACAGAGAAATTTGCTTTCACGCTGCTCGAAGACGAAGAAAGTGTTTTCAGGTCAGAGCGTGTGTCACGAGAAGAAAGTGATCGAGGAGGACTAGTTAACTCCTCCATTGTTCCGAGATCCATTCGGTATATCGATCACGAAATCGTTAGGCCGTTAGAAAATTACGATCGAAATTATGCTTTCTATCCGACTCGAAGGTTTAAAGGgaccaaaaatttttatttttcaaaaattaattttacaacaGGTATTCTTTCTATCCGACTCGAAGGTTTAAAGGGaccaacaaatattttttttcaaaaattaatttttcaacgGAAATACGATAAATCAAAACAATCTTGAAGGGAAGTTTaaattaagttgatatttttttggaaataaaaaaaataataaaagttgaCACATACGTGCGTTGTGGTATTTGCGAACACCCTGTAGTATTCCCTTCAGAATGGGTAAATCCTCGATCATTCTGTACTGGCGTTGACCGATCCCGGTCGAGTTAACATTAACACTTTCACCAATCATCACATGGGCGCGTATCACTTTGGCGGCTTGAGAGATATTCGTCGACGGGCTGCTAAGTTCGTATGTTGGCATTCCCGATCGAACCAGTACGTGCTCTTGCGGCGTTTAGTTCAGCGTGACTGTTTTGTGTGGCGCGAACCTCGCTCGAGCCAGCGGTAGACGTCAGGCGCCCACGGCCACGGCTATGCCCCTCTCCGCGCCCCTCCATCGCACGGCGAGGTCGCAGAGCACGGAGCTTTCCCCTCCATCACCCTTGAACTTGAGCTGCTCTCTCGTCGTCGTGTGCGTTTATGCGACCGCGTTTTCTATGCTACGAGAGGGCGCTGACTGTGCTGTGCTTCGTCGAGATCGCCCACCGCCTAGATAGCGGATCGCTCTCCTCAGCGCGCACAGATCTGAAGGTCGTTCGATAGTTCCCTCCCACTGTCACCCCGCGGTCGGGCGCAACAGGGCCGGACTACGCCCGTTCTACCCGTTACCTTTTTATGTATacgttcattatttttattgggAAACTCGACGTTTGGAGTGATTCTATGAGCTAACGggaatatcaaattgatatttgaCATAAATTTAGACATATTATTTTAGATTCAGATTTTTATTGGGTAACTCGAGGTTTCGAGtgattttataaatattgaaaatataaaactgATTTTTAGTTAAATTTAGACGCATTTTTCAGGTCGATTTCAACCCAAAGTGTGAATAATTCGATTCGCCTGTTGCCGTGTTGAATTTCCATTGACATCCTCCGTATTTTGCCGCCCACGGTGCTGTTATCGTAGACGCGTGCCAACAGCACGTCGATAATCTATTTATAGGCCCGAAATTCGGCTTGATGATCTACGCCGTTTTATCAATCGGCGTCCATGAGGCTCCCGCCCTTTTTACCTCCCTCCAGCACCGGTCAGGTCGACGATAGGTGGTGGGGTGGGTTTTCCGCCTTGGCCAACGTGAATTTTCCACGAGATATTGATGTTCTAAAAGCGTAACCTTTGACCTGGTACAGATTCAGCCGGGTTCACGGGGCTTGCGCGTCGAACCTTCGGCTCGGCGCCGCTAGAGGTCCCCGCAGGTAGCGTCGGGAACGGGAAAGACGCGAGAGCGCCAGCAGAGAAAGCGATCCGCATAGGCGCGTGTTGTTGTTGTCCCGCGGTCGACGTATCCATAATTTCCACCGATGTCGACAATAACTGTGGAGAATGAGAATGGTGGGAGTGAGCGCCACGCGATGGCGTTGACCCGAGTTATTTGTCCCAGATTCGCAACAAGCGCCTTTTACTATTCCGAAGAAGTCGATGAACTCGCGCTGAAATATTCCGTTTACGCAACTTATAACGCGATAGAACTTGGGCCAGTTTTCGAATCCGACACAATTGCCGCCGCTGTTACCACATCGATCATAGAATTTCTCCTTCGATCTTCTTCGCTACGACGACGAGAGAAAGTTCCCTTCCACCTCTCTATAAACGACTTTACAGCGTATTTGTTTTACTTTGCGCACTAAGGAAAGTTATCGCGTTTCCTAGGCTTTCGTAATAACTATCACTCGAAGATTTCTTCGATACGGAAAAGGAGAAATCGAGTTCTCATAAAATCACAAGCCGAAAATTTGAATCCGATATATTCTAGAATTAGATTTCTAATTTCGCTCAATTTCACACGCATCGCCACTAATTTACTCTCGAAAAAATCTAGCTCACGCAATATTAAGGTTTCGAATGGAAaagaattcaattcaatgtgaatatttttttcattttaaatactAACACAAAATATCAAATCTCACCCGAGAGTTGACAGCGAAAAGCATTAATGCCAAAGTATAAAATTAAAATGCAACTTGAATACGTTAAAAAATCGATTACTCCGCAGAAATTCAGAAACTATTTTatgtaataacaaaaaaaataaaagatcaaCATTCATTATGCATCGAGTTGCATAACTGCAGGAAGCGGAAAGGAAGTGCATACTAGGTGCATTTCGGAAAATATGTAGGTCTCCCGAATATCGATCTGGTAATTCCTGCAAAGAGTCAGCGCGCGTTCAATGACCTCAGCTTCCTTTCCCGATCGTAGGCAACCGCTCGTCGCTGATTGGTCGGCTCATTACGATTTCAGCACTTGCAGCGCCCGAGGTCAACGAACCCGCGGACCTGCGTGACCCAAATTCTGCCGtttccaaaataaaataacacaGATGAGTGGCCTAAAAACATCGGTTCAATCATTTGACACTCTTTTAGGAATTGAAACAATAATTATGACATCATCGGTGACGTAATTCGCATATTCgccaaaatgaaatttatgaacATTCGAGGAGTAATATTTTCGTGGTGATTAACGTTATTTGGGGCAGATTTTgacaattttcagattactCACCATCTCTGCTCATTCCCACCGCTATGCATTTCTTCAATCTACAATACTGACAGCGGTTCCTGTTGATCCTGAGGATGGCACATTGCTGGTTTTTGGTGCACGGCCTGTATTGGATTTTCTGCTGTATGCTCCTTCTGAAGAAACCCTGGGAACAAGAATGGCATTCAGTATTGCAGGATTCGACGTCGCTTTCGCATCCAGAAGAGCTGTCGCCGCAGTCACAACAGTTTGCAGCTCTCTGCACGTATTTTTGTTGCGCGTCGTTCAACACAGCCATTTCTTTCTGGTTATCGAACATCGCGCGTAAATACCGATTCAAACAAACAAACTGGTTCAAATACAAAATCTAACAGAACACTAATAACATCATAGATGCGTGTACGGTGTGCGTAGCGTATATCGTCCAGCCGATACGAAATTTACCAGTGAACTGAAGTGACGTTCCCGAGTTCGCTACAGTTAACCAGTTGACCCAGATTTGGGTTGTTAACCCGCCGAAGTAAGCCCGAGCGAGGCCAGTTCACTACGTGAAAGTGAGAGTTTACCCTCTCTCTTCAGCGCTATGCGCGCCGCGTTCGTGGAACAAGGATAACGACGTGGTTTCGTCATCGCCTACTACACGAATTCTGGGAATATGTCGCCCTTATTGTTTCTGCGACCCGATCTGAACGACTTCTGCCGCCTAAAATCTAGGGTCTCTGGCCCTGCCGAAATTCGGCACTTGCGCGAAGCGCGAGATTTcttctcggaaaaaaattgGGCTTTCTACCGGGTGATTAGAAAGTGATCTCGCACGTAAACAAAATCGCCTGACGAGGTGAAAACTGATTAGGCGTCCGCAGAAAGCATCTTCACGGTCCGCGAACGTCGACTCGCGACGTCGAGGTACTTTCCGCACTCGATGACGACACGCGTTTACGTCACAACACCGATCGGGCGGAATATTCGAGAATCCCATATTGGGTCGCCGTTTTCCAACCTGGGTGTCTTTGACCGCTGGCTGCGTTCACCAATTGCCACATTCCGCAGCAAGCGGTTCGCTGTCCTCTCTCTCCACAGTTCATTGATCGATGCCCGAACCAGGTCTCATTCGCTAATGCAAAAATGATGACTTACACAAAGATAGCCTAGTTTCAGGTCAACAAAACAAAGCGGCCTGTAAACACGGCCTCGAAACGAGGATCTAATAACGCGCTCGGTGAAGAAATACGAATCGAGGCCTTCGCCGACAATAGGCGAAACATGGACCAGATACACACTGTCGAAATTTCGTCTGATGTAAAATAACCTTGATGGTTTGCGTACGTAACGATCGACCGAATTTTGCAACACATCAGAAAGGTGAAATATTCTTGGAACAATCGTGTCAGATTTCGGGAACAAATCCCATCGATATCGAAAACAAAAACGCCCATGATCCAACTTAAATAAAGCTATCGAAAATTGATGCCCTCCGTTCTACAACAACCAAGCTTACAGCATACATCAATATTTACATTGACACAACACATTGGAAAACGTAAGGAAGTCAAGGCTCTTCAACTGGCGGGGTAGCCACCTTTTTCTAGGATAAAAATGTGGGACAAACAGCGTGCTCCAAATAAAGGCAATATCATTGGAGTACTGAACTCTTTTTGGGTCAAGACATAtcgattattattaataaacCGGAGTGCAATGATCCGATCTCATTTCGTGAAATATTTAAACGCCATAAACGGGGTTCTGTGTGTTGACAATTTCGCGGTGTCAATGACACCGCGCTCGCGCGACAACCCACATAACACGCAATGTGGATCCTATGCGGTGGTCAGTTCTCTCTCTATACTATGCGTacgaaataatttaaatttacgGCGCGGCGGTGTAGAGTTTGCAACTACGCCTACGCGACCGTCCGCGAAGAGCTATGAGGTCGGGCAAGTGCAACGAACTCTTCGGCTCGGAGCGCGAATTACCGAGAATCCGAATTGTGGCGAGAAATTGGAACGAGAGTACGTAGACCTCTCTCTGTGGGGAACTCTTCCGGCCCGAAATCGACCCTTCGGAACGTTACACGAAATCAGATAACCGCAACGAAAAATAGGCTCATCTGTAAGCAATCATTTTATTAGGAACAAAAATACGTATATAAACTATAAATACGAACAATTCTAATAGTTTTTGCAAGGTGTTTCAACGAGGATCGCGTTCTATTTCGTTGATATCAAAGGAATAACACAACAACATATTCACTCCACTAACTTTGACAGTTCCATATCAATGGCGGAAGTATCCGAAGATAGACCATAGAGTATAAACAAATGTTGCCAATCTAATGATATGGAATCGTTAGTTGTTTCGAGGGAGCGTTTTTTCGCGACATCCCAATTCAAGAACGATGAAGAGCGTTTTTTTGCGACATACCTAATTGAAACGAAAGATCGAATATCGTGAAGGTTGAGAAAATCCTTCCTTTGGATTCTGATTAGGCCGATTGGGCAGAAGACAATGCCGTGTGTGTGTCTACGGATTGCTTTTGATTTTTACGGCCGGACGTCTCCAAAGCCCAGTTCAACGGCCTGCTGGATGTAGGTTGTCGTACTCGCGACCGAGCGAAAGAGCTAGATATAGAGAGGGGGAACGCCGGAGGAAGGAGGAAAACGAATTGCATCATTGCTCTCTGTGCGATAACGGTGTACTGCAATATTCGAAGCATGCGCTCAGCTCCCGAACGGAGTTCAACGCCCTTCCCGATTCGCGTGTTGATGAGGGACCCTTGAAAAGCCGCGGTTGAGGAGAGATCTCCACGTGATTTTTTTTGTCAAGGTGGATTTTGGGTCGACCGATGTCTATCTTTTATTGTACGCTGATTTTCGAGAAGGAACAAAGCGTTTATCGGCGAAAATCTGATGTAAAACTAATTGATTCGATCTTATCGGTGTGCAAATATTCGCATATGTCCCAGAAACGAAAATTGCGTACGATAAGAGGCGGGAAACCCAGATCGTTTGGAAATTCGGTTGAATGACCGCGTTCAACGAAGACAAAGGTGTCGCCCTCGAGCGGAGCGCCTTCCAAGCTATTTTAACGGTATCGGATCTCCAGAGCGCGTTGCAGTTCGCGGCCGTATTTCTATATCTACTCTATTATTATCGGAGCGCATGTTATTAGACTATCGTTGCAGCAGCGGTTTCCTGCGCTACGACCCAAATATTAACGATCAAAAACAGGTTAATTACCAATTGCGAAACGGCGTTGCCTCATGCCGGCCAAATTCGGGCCAGATCTTAGGATGATTGATGTTCACCGACCTGTCCTCAAATTGATTTCGATGCGCCTATTCACACGTCCCCGGTGAAATTGAAAACGGGCCGGAAACTCAACCCTTGCAGGTAAAAGTTTTGATATAAAAGCGAAAACAACATTCGCAATCCTTTCGGACAAAAGAAGATCGCGGCCACACATGTCCCGAATTCCAGAAATCACAAAAGAAATCTCGCTTTTACCTCGATTCCCAAATCGAAGGGTTGCATCAGCATCGACTCAGGTAGATCGACCCAcgcaacacaaaaaaaaacacaacaaaTAAATCGAAAGTGGCGTCATCTGCGCCGTGTAACATCTGCCGGTTATAACCAATCTCGGCGGTTCGGTGATTTATAATAGAGGAGAGAagagtttatcgaattttttttttcaagggggTAATTTCGCCACTCCGTCGACCCTTTCGCTATTTTTTTTGCCGGTCCACACCCCCCTGACGAGGGGATGAAGGGTTGTTAGTTGGGTCGGGTGCAGGTGCCGCGGCAGACGGCGGTCCATCAGGTAGATCGACCTTGAACTGCCAGCGCTGCGCTCGGCGAGTTCATCAAACCGCCTGGCGAATCTTCGCCAGAAGAGGCTGTTGCCGCATCTTCagaaaattcgatatttcagttcgaaatgaaagaaatataataatttcactAAATTTTAAGAAGACGATCTCATCTTGTGTGGGGCAACGTTTGGTGGACCGTGGACGCTGCGTCAGGTAGGTGAAAGAGAGCAACAGATGATAGATTGGAATCCGAGACCACTTTTACTTTTAACGATCGCTCGGATGCTCACGCATCGTCAGCCTATAAATGCCTTTCTTTTGTGTGTCGCCGATGAATCTTTACCTACCCTAATAGTGACCATATGTCACCGCAAAAAAATACTAATAATAGCCGGTGAAAACATCAGTTTGGAATCCCGCATTCAGGAAATGATGGATAGTTATTAGATGAAGGAATTTAGGTCGTCTATATTTCCTGTATATGTTATACAGCGTGAAGTTTTGCATTTTTGCGCGTTCGTCGTGTTAGTTAATACTAACACGACGAACTTCAAGTCAGATAATTCTGACTTGAAGAGTACGTTTCAGATTCGAATGCAGTTGAAAACATTTCTGGCAAATTCGATTACATTCCGGATCAATTGGCAATAAAATttttagttatttataattgaAGTGCACAATTCAAAAACCAAGTGGCgagtatttgaatgaatgtagggattcatcaagccaagtaccttgacattttaaccaactacttgccTTGAAAagcaagctcgtgaaaaattacatacttgagctcaacttgattttagatatttattgtttgacttgatatcaagctacttgatattacttgagcacGTCATATTTTTCTGTAATCTCGTgcacgcttagactaaataaggggatttctcgagcgccgagagactgcagcattcgccagtgtgacttctttagtatttttctcacatttctatgaaatctattggtagattttggcagtttcagaaatatctttccaaactttgcCAAAATGACCagggattttttatcaacgccagcatcttcagctcctgttgaaagacgattttacagagctgctcttacagctACAAAAACCagtaataggttaggcgacaaatctataagatgcctcatgtgtcttagatcctggattgaaaagtatgaaatcaaacaaagcctggaggtttctcaatattgaaaacttattttttattttgttatgattaatagtaatttaatttatgtttctatttcaagaaAGTTGATATTCTCGCTTCTTTTATGCAatgagttcaataaataaaagtgtgttttgcaaggttccttctcattttttattgatgtgacaataCAGAGTAAAACTGcatgtagcttgatatgatcTAAGTAagtaataaatacttgacttgacatgaGCTTGAAAACCAAGCCAAGCCGTAAATCCTTAAATGaatgagtggtagaatgagctttttatacaagtattatacaatattttctctaattcactgaatctTAATTggaatcaatgaaatatatctTTAAAATTAGTTAAGTGctgtttgcattgaaaaatgttggttggcagaacggAAATCTTTGGGAATTTGAGATATTCAGTCATGATCTTGTTCTCTAAGGTAAGGCAGAATGAATGATTAGCCAAGTATTTTTTAAGAAAATTGTAAATGTTTTCCTACACCAGAGGAGGGGAGTTCACAGTCTGTCGTCTAGCCAATTGGTCAACACGATTTCTGGAAACCTTATCGTATTTCAATCAGTGAAATCGATTCAACGGATGATACTGAACGATGTACTGCAATTCCATCGAGTGTGTTGACGTTAAAATTTGCACAAGATCGACAACGGAAGCTGATACGTCGCGAAAATCATCCATTGTCCAAAATGTTCTGTCAACCACGTCCGATAGGACGTGTCGGCCCTAAAGTTGAGTTTTGCGCTCGGTTTGACGACCCCCACAAGGCCGAAAAACTTGTCGGCCAACAACGAGGAAATTTATGCGCGCACAGCGATTATGCCGGTCgctagaaaataaaatagacaAATAAATTAGACGCGCGATATGTTGTTTGGCCACTATTCGAGTCTGCTCTAGTCAATGAACCGCCGGCCTTGATGGCGTTGTTCAGAAGATCCGAGAATTTTTTTCCAACGAGGCTGAGGAGGTGATTGCCACCGTAGCTCGAGAAGACGCTGTTGCAATTATTATACTCGGACGTTCCGAGAAGAAACGCTGAGAGAGAGAAGGAGATGTTGAACTTGAACTTGCGTATCTGACCCGTTCGAAGGTCCCCGTGTCCAAAATCGCGATCTGACTCACGATCAGATGACCGTGAAATCATGGGCTGTAGGCATTATCCTGGTTTTTGTTGGCGAGGTCGCATTTTAGCATGTCGTTTCGACAGGTGGATTACGGCACGCTACTTATTTGGGTGCATGATGTGGGTGACGATCATAATATAACGCCCACTCACAACTTGGCTGGTAAAACCTTGAAACATCTTCCATTTAGGATATCTTAATGTATCTGACATCCCTAGAGGTAAACAATTACGCCAATAATGCCGTGCCAAGCCTCAACTGTTCAAAAACAATGCAAATTTAACAAAATATCTACCATCTTTAAAGAGAGCAGTtaacaaaatgaataaatatataagaaaataatatgaACTATCATAACTACGAAAACATAAGTGCTTGAACTTTGCggtaagaaatatttcattcagtgTTATCTTAGCAATGCATGTTTTCGATTTCATGTTGATGTGTTTTGAAATTCTcgagaaattaattttgtattttaattTTGCTTCCTTGATTTTTCGCCTTGAAAATTGAAGAGCATCAAAGTGGTATAGCAAATAGATTCTTATAGCAAAAAGCTTTATTAGTTCCCGAGAAAACTTTGGACAGCGAAGGCGGATAGacagattcatttttttttcttattttggaATTCTAAAACCAACTGAAAGATTTTTATAAATTCTTTTTCCTCCGACGATTTCATTCCGAAggttgattgaaaataaaaagccAAAAGTAGTTCTATTTAATAATAATCCCCCCaagtttctgaaatattttcagacaacATCTCCGATCAAGCAGACCGAGATTTATAGATCTTCTTTTTATCAGATCGGTCACCCACACCATGTGCGACCTTCGAACTTGTTTTTCTCTCTAGGGACCCAGGTAAAAGCGAAATATGGGAATCCATCCGAAAAGGGACCATTCTTTACGGTTTGCCAACAAATCCCATTTGTGGCCGActtcacgaaagtttttttttcttccattcTGATGCCGTTTACACCCCGAGTCTCGAATTACAGAGAGTGAGAGCGTTTCCGCAGCTTGGGAAGCATTGGATATCTTCGACCTATATCCGCTTTCGTAGGGCTTAACAATTAAGAGtggataaaaaaataaaattttgtggaTATCCGAAAAGTTGAAACTTagaatattacaaaattcattcaaatattacatgacgatttttttccaaaaatgatCTTGATCGATATCTTCCGAAAGGTCCGAATGATCGAGCGAACCAAACGATTCAAAATAAGAAGAACAGAGCGGTAAGTTGGAAGGTCTC
It contains:
- the LOC123681215 gene encoding ecdysone-inducible protein E75 isoform X2, whose product is MIIYPDSSMHHSPVAQMPESTTGPYGDYAKIQQNFGDFTKPQQKEPALNLEFDGTTVLCRVCGDKASGFHYGVHSCEGCKGFFRRSIQQKIQYRPCTKNQQCAILRINRNRCQYCRLKKCIAVGMSRDAVRFGRVPKREKARILAAMQQSSNSRSLEKQLHAELEDEQRLIASVIRAHIDTCEFTKDKIEPILQRAREQPSYTSCPSTLACPLNPNMYSPSSGSNQDGIHDFSERFSPVIRGVVEFAKRIPGFKLLPHDDQVTMLKAGVFEVLLVRLACMFDAQTATMVCLNGQMLKRDAIHTSSNARFLMDSMFEFADRVNSLQLTDAEVGLFTAVVVFAADRPGLRNVDWIEKMHNKLKSALNTVLSQNRPDQPNFIEELLKKIPDLRTLNTLHAEKLTAYKMNEQQLMSQQPHMSQSPHMSQQPHMSQQPQMSQQQQMSQTPQITQKFWVSPPREEENSKSPPATSWLSTSDVAMEEAKSPVGSVSSTESMCSEMSSITDYHHSNGSNHISQHVANAPLLAATLAGGYCPHRKRANSGSTSSSGDDEFVQTSHLIHNGLTITPVVRPLLQIAPRFRKLDSPTDSGIESGTERVDKPSAPPSLCSSPRSSVEDHHIVEDMPVLKRVLQAPPLYDTSSLMDEAYKPHKKFRALRNNKDSEAEPAVLVSSHQQQHSHLLAQLSAPPQSSLSSKHSTLAKSLREAPKMTVEQMKRTDLIHSYMMRSDPASPFVTASPTACPYRNTNSTAMSNNLLTPAWTTSVITTARQPQNRRPFSPINPTDPHAYDRLYGPQSPHSTSPTPSSRSSSSPHSTIMRTSPVPNMMELQVDTADSQQPLNLSKRSPSPAPNVIKVEVN
- the LOC123681215 gene encoding ecdysone-inducible protein E75 isoform X4 gives rise to the protein MPTYELSSPSTNISQAAKVIRAHVMIGESVNVNSTGIGQRQYRMIEDLPILKGILQGVRKYHNAPVRFGRVPKREKARILAAMQQSSNSRSLEKQLHAELEDEQRLIASVIRAHIDTCEFTKDKIEPILQRAREQPSYTSCPSTLACPLNPNMYSPSSGSNQDGIHDFSERFSPVIRGVVEFAKRIPGFKLLPHDDQVTMLKAGVFEVLLVRLACMFDAQTATMVCLNGQMLKRDAIHTSSNARFLMDSMFEFADRVNSLQLTDAEVGLFTAVVVFAADRPGLRNVDWIEKMHNKLKSALNTVLSQNRPDQPNFIEELLKKIPDLRTLNTLHAEKLTAYKMNEQQLMSQQPHMSQSPHMSQQPHMSQQPQMSQQQQMSQTPQITQKFWVSPPREEENSKSPPATSWLSTSDVAMEEAKSPVGSVSSTESMCSEMSSITDYHHSNGSNHISQHVANAPLLAATLAGGYCPHRKRANSGSTSSSGDDEFVQTSHLIHNGLTITPVVRPLLQIAPRFRKLDSPTDSGIESGTERVDKPSAPPSLCSSPRSSVEDHHIVEDMPVLKRVLQAPPLYDTSSLMDEAYKPHKKFRALRNNKDSEAEPAVLVSSHQQQHSHLLAQLSAPPQSSLSSKHSTLAKSLREAPKMTVEQMKRTDLIHSYMMRSDPASPFVTASPTACPYRNTNSTAMSNNLLTPAWTTSVITTARQPQNRRPFSPINPTDPHAYDRLYGPQSPHSTSPTPSSRSSSSPHSTIMRTSPVPNMMELQVDTADSQQPLNLSKRSPSPAPNVIKVEVN